Proteins co-encoded in one Deferribacterota bacterium genomic window:
- a CDS encoding Nif3-like dinuclear metal center hexameric protein: protein MTSILEIISFLEKHISPLNRQFEWDNSGKQIYFGDEKICKVALALDPTAKAIKEAVSRGCELLITHHPLFFGSFKSLNFGHPGFNKVGIAIQNKLAILSYHTNFDLADYGLSDYICDSLGAKRIDTLDKIGSKKLYKFVVYAPKGYESSMIEAIDRAGGGSIGNYKKCSFSVYGTGTFEPQEGTKPFIGEKGKLEHVNEFKMETIVIEENLLNLIEEVRKAHPYEEMAYDVYKLENEIPYGIGRICEYSKSIDVKTFLEKLKEIFNINILRYNGNLKKLNNIDKFAVVAGSGATYWKKCKDKGVKLLITGDLKHHDALDAMEEDIAIIDVGHFASERIYLNYLSKVLKENFDIEIILLAEDDPINYV from the coding sequence TTGACGAGTATTCTTGAGATTATATCTTTTTTGGAAAAACATATATCACCACTAAATAGGCAATTTGAATGGGATAATTCAGGTAAGCAAATATATTTTGGAGATGAAAAGATATGCAAGGTAGCCTTAGCACTGGATCCCACTGCTAAGGCTATTAAAGAAGCAGTTTCAAGGGGGTGTGAGTTATTAATAACTCATCACCCTCTTTTTTTTGGATCATTTAAGTCATTAAATTTTGGACATCCTGGATTTAATAAGGTTGGAATAGCTATTCAAAATAAGCTTGCAATTTTATCATATCATACAAATTTTGACTTAGCTGATTATGGTCTATCAGATTATATATGTGATTCTTTAGGTGCCAAGAGAATAGATACTTTAGATAAAATAGGAAGTAAAAAATTGTACAAATTTGTTGTATATGCCCCAAAAGGTTATGAATCCTCAATGATTGAAGCAATTGATAGAGCAGGTGGTGGATCTATAGGAAATTATAAAAAATGTAGTTTTTCAGTTTATGGAACAGGGACCTTTGAACCACAGGAAGGGACAAAACCCTTTATAGGAGAGAAGGGTAAACTTGAACATGTTAATGAATTTAAGATGGAAACAATTGTTATAGAGGAAAACTTATTAAATTTAATAGAAGAGGTAAGGAAGGCTCACCCTTATGAAGAGATGGCATATGATGTTTACAAGCTTGAAAATGAAATACCTTACGGGATTGGTAGGATATGTGAATATAGTAAAAGTATAGACGTAAAAACATTTTTAGAAAAGTTAAAGGAGATATTTAATATTAATATCTTAAGATATAATGGAAATTTAAAAAAATTAAATAATATCGATAAATTTGCAGTTGTGGCTGGCTCAGGTGCTACTTATTGGAAAAAGTGTAAGGATAAGGGTGTAAAACTTTTAATAACAGGTGACCTAAAACATCATGACGCTTTAGATGCGATGGAGGAAGATATAGCTATTATTGATGTTGGACATTTTGCATCGGAGAGAATCTAT